In Labilithrix sp., a single genomic region encodes these proteins:
- a CDS encoding ABC transporter ATP-binding protein — MISVSHLVKRYGPKVAVDDLSFAVDKGEVVGFLGPNGAGKSTTLRIIAGFLGATSGKVEVAGHDVAKESFEARQKLGYMPEAVPLYPEMRVAEYLRHRAELKRVASGARKDAVWDAMGKAGVRDVANVVIGNLSKGYKQRVGLADALVARPPLLVLDEPTAGLDPNQIREVRDVIRALGKEHTVLLSTHILSEVEASCTRALVIAHGKLVAAGTMEELAKKRRAAGLRVVVRGDAERAEALLRGTSGIAKVQRLEGEGGVHTFSCAWQKKLESPAKTAEDAVTALVGAGLFVREASPVKSSLEELFAELTGAATPEHDAEEAAS, encoded by the coding sequence GTGATCTCGGTCTCGCACCTCGTGAAACGCTACGGCCCGAAGGTCGCGGTGGACGATCTCTCGTTCGCGGTCGACAAAGGCGAGGTCGTGGGCTTCCTCGGCCCGAACGGCGCGGGCAAGAGCACGACGCTCCGGATCATCGCCGGCTTCCTCGGCGCGACGAGCGGCAAGGTCGAGGTCGCCGGCCACGACGTCGCGAAGGAGAGCTTCGAGGCGCGGCAGAAGCTCGGCTACATGCCGGAGGCGGTCCCGCTCTACCCCGAGATGCGCGTCGCGGAGTACCTCCGTCATCGCGCGGAGCTGAAGCGCGTCGCGTCGGGCGCGCGCAAGGACGCGGTCTGGGACGCGATGGGCAAGGCCGGCGTGCGCGACGTCGCCAACGTCGTCATCGGCAACCTCTCGAAGGGCTACAAGCAGCGCGTGGGCCTCGCCGACGCGCTCGTCGCGCGCCCTCCCCTCCTCGTCCTCGACGAGCCGACCGCGGGCCTCGACCCGAACCAGATCCGCGAGGTCCGCGACGTCATCCGCGCGCTCGGGAAGGAGCACACCGTGCTCTTGTCGACGCACATCCTGAGCGAGGTCGAGGCGAGCTGCACGCGCGCCCTCGTCATCGCGCACGGCAAGCTCGTCGCGGCGGGCACGATGGAGGAGCTCGCGAAGAAGCGGCGCGCGGCGGGCCTCCGCGTCGTGGTGCGCGGCGACGCCGAGCGCGCGGAGGCGCTCTTGCGCGGCACCTCCGGCATCGCGAAGGTGCAGCGCCTCGAGGGCGAGGGCGGCGTCCACACCTTCTCGTGCGCGTGGCAGAAGAAGCTCGAGTCGCCGGCGAAGACGGCGGAGGACGCGGTCACCGCGCTCGTCGGCGCGGGCCTCTTCGTGCGCGAGGCGTCGCCGGTGAAGAGCTCGCTCGAGGAGCTCTTCGCGGAGCTGACCGGCGCCGCGACGCCGGAGCATGACGCAGAAGAGGCGGCCTCGTGA